One genomic segment of Hymenobacter psoromatis includes these proteins:
- a CDS encoding SDR family oxidoreductase: MKILLTGSNGLLGQKLVALLHEMPDVEVVATARGDNRLAGCYPRLRFVPLDVTDAAQVQQVLAQERPTQLLHTAAMTQVDECELNQEACWTQNVTAVEYLAAACARLDIHLTHLSTDFIFNGQQSLLAEDATPDPLSHYGRSKLAAERAVQGTPGLRWAIARTVLVYGTLTAGSRSNLVLWVRESLSKNQAIKVVDDQWRTPTLAEDLALGCWLLARQSAQGIYHLGGPELLTPYEMARQVAAYFQLDATLLERVDSRTFTQPARRPPRTGFCIDKAVRDLGYAPRTFAEGIALLAQQTAAAD, from the coding sequence ATGAAAATTTTGCTAACCGGCTCCAATGGTCTGCTGGGCCAGAAGCTCGTGGCCCTGCTGCACGAGATGCCCGACGTGGAAGTAGTAGCCACGGCTCGCGGCGACAACCGCTTGGCCGGGTGCTACCCCCGTCTGCGCTTCGTACCCCTCGACGTGACGGATGCTGCTCAGGTGCAGCAGGTGCTGGCCCAGGAGCGCCCGACGCAGCTCCTCCACACCGCTGCCATGACCCAGGTGGACGAGTGCGAACTGAACCAGGAAGCCTGCTGGACTCAGAATGTGACGGCCGTGGAGTACCTGGCTGCCGCCTGCGCCCGCCTCGATATTCACCTTACGCACCTCAGCACCGATTTCATTTTCAACGGCCAGCAAAGCCTGCTGGCCGAAGACGCTACCCCCGACCCGTTAAGCCACTACGGCCGCAGTAAGTTGGCCGCCGAGCGCGCCGTGCAAGGCACACCTGGCCTGCGCTGGGCCATCGCCCGCACGGTGCTCGTGTATGGCACACTCACGGCCGGCAGCCGCAGCAATCTCGTGCTGTGGGTGCGCGAATCGCTCAGTAAGAATCAGGCTATCAAGGTAGTAGATGACCAGTGGCGCACGCCTACCTTGGCCGAGGACCTGGCCCTGGGCTGCTGGCTGCTGGCCCGGCAGTCGGCCCAGGGCATCTACCACCTCGGTGGCCCCGAACTGCTGACGCCCTACGAGATGGCCCGGCAAGTGGCCGCCTACTTCCAGCTCGATGCCACGCTGCTAGAGCGGGTAGATAGCCGCACCTTCACGCAGCCCGCCCGCCGGCCGCCGCGCACTGGCTTCTGTATCGACAAGGCAGTGCGCGACCTGGGCTACGCGCCCCGCACCTTCGCCGAAGGTATTGCCCTGCTGGCGCAGCAAACCGCCGCCGCAGACTAG
- a CDS encoding uridine kinase family protein: MQHPYLVGITGGSASGKTTFLRRLLAAFPERDICLISQDNYYHPRHEQLRDEQGIENFDLPGSIDSAAYAADVRQLREGREVRRPEYTFNNPNVVPVELVFRPAPIVVVEGIFVFYFEEIAKLLDLKVYIDAQEHVKLHRRIVRDRDERGYDLQDVLYRYTNHVAPTYEKYIQPFKAEADIIIPNNRHFENGLAVLTGYLRGKVAEGG; encoded by the coding sequence ATGCAGCATCCCTACCTCGTTGGTATCACGGGCGGCAGCGCATCGGGCAAAACCACGTTTTTGCGCCGCTTGCTGGCCGCTTTTCCCGAACGCGACATCTGTTTGATTTCGCAGGATAATTACTACCACCCCCGCCACGAGCAGCTGCGCGATGAGCAGGGGATAGAGAACTTCGACCTGCCCGGCAGCATCGATTCGGCCGCCTACGCGGCCGACGTGCGCCAGCTGCGCGAGGGCCGCGAGGTACGTCGCCCGGAGTACACGTTCAATAATCCAAACGTGGTGCCGGTCGAGCTGGTTTTTCGGCCCGCGCCCATCGTGGTGGTGGAGGGCATCTTCGTCTTCTACTTCGAGGAAATTGCGAAGCTACTGGACCTCAAGGTATACATCGATGCCCAGGAGCACGTGAAGCTGCACCGTCGCATCGTGCGCGACCGCGATGAGCGCGGCTATGACCTCCAGGACGTGCTCTATCGCTACACCAACCACGTGGCGCCCACCTACGAGAAGTATATTCAACCCTTTAAGGCTGAGGCAGATATCATCATTCCCAATAACCGGCATTTTGAGAATGGGCTGGCTGTGCTCACGGGCTACCTGCGCGGCAAGGTGGCTGAGGGGGGGTAG
- a CDS encoding peptidylprolyl isomerase, translating into MSLPVLAAKAPRKSKKDDVVTISTSLGDIKLILFSDTPLHRTNFLKKSESGYYDGTTFHRVIPGFMVQGGDPNSKDNDPINDGQGPAHEATIPAELAGHRHDYGAVAAARQADFVNPQRASNASQFYVVVNKQGAHSLDGQYTVFGQVISGQEVLDKIAALPRDARDRPLADLKMTMKVERVKKKKISELYGYSYQ; encoded by the coding sequence TTGAGTCTACCCGTCCTGGCTGCAAAAGCGCCGCGCAAAAGCAAGAAGGATGACGTGGTGACCATCAGCACGAGCCTGGGGGATATTAAGCTTATCTTGTTCAGTGACACGCCCTTACACCGGACTAATTTTCTGAAAAAGTCTGAATCGGGCTACTATGACGGCACGACTTTTCACCGGGTCATCCCCGGCTTCATGGTGCAGGGTGGCGACCCGAATAGCAAGGACAATGACCCCATTAACGACGGCCAGGGTCCTGCTCACGAAGCCACGATTCCGGCTGAGCTGGCCGGCCACCGGCACGACTATGGGGCCGTAGCCGCCGCCCGCCAGGCCGATTTCGTGAACCCGCAGCGCGCCAGCAACGCTAGTCAGTTTTACGTGGTGGTGAATAAGCAGGGCGCGCATTCGCTGGATGGGCAATATACCGTGTTTGGCCAAGTAATAAGTGGGCAGGAGGTACTGGATAAAATAGCCGCCCTACCCCGCGATGCCCGCGACCGGCCCCTGGCCGACCTCAAAATGACTATGAAAGTAGAAAGGGTCAAGAAAAAGAAAATCAGTGAGTTGTACGGTTATTCGTATCAGTAG
- a CDS encoding type B 50S ribosomal protein L31, whose amino-acid sequence MKKDTHPEYRQVVFQDTSSDFKFITRSTMTSPETIQWEDGNTYPVIKIEVSSASHPFYTGKNMFIDTAGRVEKFRSRYAKKEQNSAGKE is encoded by the coding sequence ATGAAAAAGGACACGCACCCCGAATACCGCCAGGTAGTTTTCCAGGACACCTCTTCGGATTTCAAATTTATTACCCGCTCCACGATGACCTCGCCCGAGACCATTCAGTGGGAAGACGGCAACACCTACCCGGTCATTAAAATCGAAGTGAGCAGCGCCTCGCATCCCTTCTACACCGGCAAAAACATGTTCATCGATACGGCCGGCCGCGTAGAGAAATTCCGCAGCCGCTACGCTAAGAAAGAGCAGAACAGCGCGGGCAAAGAATAG
- a CDS encoding GlmU family protein produces MHLLVFDDPAIRPHLLPLTFTRPVGALRCGILTIAEKWQRRLGAPTVGYLTERYLQAKFPVCADGAVTGPALVVNGAVCPDDLLARQVLTLPPGTGLYCGDLLVAAYLADASQVAELIQDGLTSQREVAEPVTVIDRPWQLFLRNGAEIRRDFALLTAGRTSQPVGDAHTIVYGAENIFIEEGVKIRAAILNAEDGPIYLGKNSQVHEGAIIKGPLALCEGSHVNAGAKLRGDNTIGPFSKVGGEVGNSILLGYSNKGHDGYLGNSVLGEWCNLGADTNTSNLKNNYAPVKVWSHAAHRFVDTGQTFCGLLMGDHSKAGINTMFNTGTVVGVGANVFGAGFPRPFIPSFSWGGPSGFETFKLHKFAEVAERVMSRRGLAYDAVEQGIVEEVFRQTAADRVWEKVPDKA; encoded by the coding sequence ATGCACTTACTCGTATTCGATGACCCGGCCATTCGGCCGCACCTGCTGCCGCTCACGTTTACGCGGCCGGTGGGGGCGCTGCGCTGCGGCATCCTCACCATTGCCGAGAAGTGGCAGCGCCGGCTGGGTGCGCCTACGGTGGGCTACCTCACCGAGCGCTATTTGCAGGCCAAGTTTCCGGTGTGCGCCGATGGGGCCGTGACTGGCCCGGCGCTGGTCGTGAACGGTGCGGTGTGCCCCGATGACCTGCTGGCGCGCCAGGTGCTGACCCTACCCCCCGGCACCGGCCTCTACTGCGGCGACCTGCTGGTGGCCGCCTACCTCGCCGACGCCAGTCAGGTGGCCGAGTTAATCCAGGACGGCCTCACCAGCCAGCGTGAAGTAGCTGAGCCGGTAACCGTCATTGACCGGCCGTGGCAGCTGTTTCTGCGCAACGGCGCGGAGATTCGGCGCGATTTTGCGCTGCTCACGGCCGGGCGCACTTCGCAGCCGGTAGGCGACGCGCATACCATTGTGTACGGTGCGGAAAATATCTTTATTGAGGAGGGCGTGAAGATTCGGGCCGCCATTCTCAACGCCGAGGACGGCCCTATCTACCTGGGCAAGAACTCGCAGGTGCACGAAGGGGCCATTATTAAGGGGCCGCTGGCCTTGTGCGAGGGCAGCCACGTAAATGCCGGGGCCAAGCTGCGCGGCGACAACACCATCGGCCCGTTCTCCAAAGTCGGCGGCGAAGTGGGCAACAGTATCTTGCTGGGCTACAGCAACAAAGGCCACGATGGTTACCTCGGCAACTCGGTGCTGGGCGAGTGGTGCAACCTGGGGGCCGATACCAACACGAGCAACCTCAAAAACAACTACGCCCCCGTGAAGGTATGGAGCCACGCCGCCCACCGCTTCGTGGATACCGGCCAGACTTTCTGCGGCCTGCTCATGGGCGACCACAGCAAGGCCGGCATCAACACCATGTTCAACACCGGCACCGTGGTGGGGGTAGGGGCCAATGTGTTCGGGGCCGGCTTCCCGCGTCCCTTCATCCCGAGCTTCAGCTGGGGCGGCCCTTCGGGCTTTGAAACCTTTAAGCTCCATAAGTTTGCCGAGGTAGCCGAGCGCGTGATGAGCCGGCGCGGCCTGGCGTATGACGCGGTGGAGCAGGGGATTGTGGAGGAGGTTTTCCGGCAAACGGCGGCGGATAGGGTTTGGGAGAAAGTGCCGGATAAAGCCTAG
- a CDS encoding ATP-binding protein, with amino-acid sequence MQFQDIPNQTALKDVLRQSVQRGHVAHAQLFRGAEGSAALPLALAYAQYLNCEGRAADAADSCGHCPACLKISKLAHPDLNFILPTTTTKAVPKDTTSGRFMAEWRTFLAESPYQGFNDWMQHIGAENKQGSISKEEAGQLLKLVSLKAFEAKFKIVIIWLPELMHPAAANAVLKLLEEPPPATVFLLVSNEPERLLPTIISRVQPVVVRPLAEDDIAAYLTARYQVPEAKARQVAQLAEGNLGAAIASREQSADHDYAEFFMKWMRKCYSLRISEVLSLADEFQKMGRENQKEQLSFSLVLLRKVLLFGIDPALVPHLPAGEQQFVLGFSKFVTTRNADQLTEELNTAHYHIERNANPRMVFVDASLRLGQQLKQG; translated from the coding sequence TTGCAGTTCCAAGACATCCCCAACCAAACAGCCCTCAAGGACGTGTTGCGCCAGTCGGTGCAACGTGGGCATGTGGCGCACGCCCAATTATTTCGCGGGGCGGAGGGCTCGGCGGCCCTACCCCTGGCCCTGGCCTACGCGCAGTACCTCAACTGCGAGGGCCGCGCCGCCGACGCCGCCGATAGCTGCGGCCACTGCCCGGCCTGCCTGAAAATCAGCAAGCTGGCGCATCCCGACCTCAACTTTATTCTGCCCACCACCACGACCAAGGCCGTGCCCAAGGATACCACCAGCGGCCGGTTTATGGCCGAGTGGCGCACCTTTCTGGCCGAAAGCCCTTACCAGGGCTTCAACGACTGGATGCAGCACATCGGGGCCGAAAACAAGCAGGGTAGCATCTCGAAGGAAGAAGCCGGGCAGCTGCTCAAGCTGGTCAGCCTCAAGGCGTTCGAGGCGAAGTTTAAAATCGTCATCATCTGGCTGCCCGAGCTGATGCACCCGGCCGCCGCCAACGCCGTGCTCAAGCTGCTGGAAGAGCCTCCCCCCGCCACCGTGTTTTTGCTGGTCAGCAACGAGCCCGAGCGGCTGCTACCTACTATTATCAGCCGGGTGCAGCCGGTGGTGGTGCGCCCGCTGGCCGAAGACGACATCGCTGCCTACCTCACCGCCCGCTACCAGGTACCCGAAGCCAAGGCCCGGCAGGTGGCGCAGCTGGCCGAGGGCAACCTAGGCGCGGCCATCGCCAGCCGCGAGCAGAGCGCCGACCACGACTACGCCGAGTTTTTCATGAAGTGGATGCGTAAGTGCTACTCCTTGAGAATAAGCGAGGTGTTAAGCCTGGCCGACGAGTTTCAGAAAATGGGCCGCGAAAACCAGAAGGAGCAGCTCAGTTTCTCGCTGGTGCTGCTGCGCAAGGTGCTGCTCTTCGGCATCGACCCCGCGCTGGTGCCGCACCTACCGGCCGGCGAGCAGCAGTTCGTGCTGGGTTTCAGTAAGTTCGTGACGACTCGGAATGCCGACCAACTCACCGAAGAGCTGAACACGGCCCACTACCACATCGAGCGCAACGCCAACCCCCGCATGGTTTTCGTAGATGCCTCCCTACGCCTGGGCCAGCAGCTGAAGCAGGGGTAG
- a CDS encoding DUF2279 domain-containing protein yields MRRLLALLLLLPLLLHTARAQAPPPLPPDSTPDMGIHQGRFIGVVAGTAVVYALTSYFLGKTWYTKRVPFHTFNDNGEWLQMDKVGHATTAYAISQGEYQLFRWSGVNERASILTGGLISLLYQTTIELFDGRSEGWGFSKGDMVANISGIGLFMGQQYGFGEQKASLRYGWRQSIYPGYRPNLLGKSIGSQMLKDYNGQQYWLSFNVASVLPVGPSFPRWLNLDVGYGASGMTGGHANPPYFDAAGKEVKFTRYRQFYLAPDINLARLPGLNNTGQRLLGAGQFFKIPTPSIEYSGLHGVRFHPLFVGKD; encoded by the coding sequence ATGCGCCGCCTGCTTGCCTTGCTTCTCCTTCTGCCCCTGCTGCTGCACACGGCGCGGGCGCAAGCGCCGCCGCCCCTACCCCCCGACTCGACCCCGGACATGGGCATTCACCAAGGCCGGTTTATTGGTGTGGTGGCGGGTACGGCAGTCGTATATGCGCTGACTTCCTACTTCTTAGGCAAAACCTGGTACACCAAGCGGGTGCCATTTCATACCTTCAACGACAACGGCGAGTGGCTGCAAATGGACAAGGTGGGCCACGCCACTACGGCCTACGCCATCAGCCAGGGCGAGTACCAGCTTTTCCGCTGGAGCGGGGTTAATGAGCGGGCCAGCATCCTCACGGGCGGGCTCATTTCCTTGCTCTACCAGACTACTATTGAGCTATTTGACGGCCGCTCCGAGGGCTGGGGCTTCTCGAAGGGCGACATGGTAGCCAACATCAGTGGCATCGGCTTATTTATGGGCCAGCAGTACGGCTTCGGCGAGCAAAAAGCCAGCCTGCGCTACGGCTGGCGGCAGAGCATCTACCCCGGCTACCGACCTAATTTACTGGGAAAAAGCATTGGTAGCCAGATGCTAAAGGACTACAATGGCCAGCAGTATTGGCTCTCGTTCAACGTGGCATCGGTGCTACCGGTGGGGCCGTCATTCCCACGTTGGCTGAACCTGGATGTGGGCTACGGCGCGAGTGGCATGACCGGCGGCCACGCCAACCCACCCTACTTCGACGCGGCGGGTAAAGAAGTAAAATTCACCCGCTACCGCCAATTTTACCTCGCGCCCGACATCAACCTGGCGCGCCTGCCGGGCCTCAACAATACCGGCCAGCGCTTGCTGGGAGCCGGGCAGTTTTTCAAAATCCCTACCCCATCCATTGAGTACAGTGGGCTGCACGGCGTGCGCTTTCACCCGTTATTTGTGGGGAAAGACTAG
- the hemC gene encoding hydroxymethylbilane synthase: protein MPDPIRLATRASRLALWQTEHVASLLNQAGLPTEIVPMQTIGDKVLDRSLTKIGAKGVFTEELEESLRRGETHLAIHSAKDVQSTIPPDLELLAFLEREQVNDVVISFQEDFDLAKPGIMLGTSSTRRRALLRRFYPLAGTAEARGNLQTRLRKLEEGQYDALVLAYAGVHRMGYDGLIRHVLPADRFVPPVGQGSIAVESSRFLDNELKAKIKQALDHPDTHRCLLAERAFLRTMEGGCSIPSFALATLTSAGDVRLHGGIISLSGEEYVDFTQTAPAAQAEGLGMAVAEHVLGQGGSAILASIREQRGEL from the coding sequence ATGCCCGACCCCATCCGCCTCGCTACCCGCGCCTCGCGCCTCGCCCTCTGGCAAACCGAGCACGTGGCCAGCCTGCTCAACCAAGCCGGCCTACCCACCGAAATCGTGCCCATGCAAACCATCGGCGACAAGGTGCTGGACCGCTCGCTCACCAAAATCGGGGCCAAGGGCGTGTTCACCGAAGAGCTGGAAGAAAGCCTGCGTCGCGGCGAAACCCACCTGGCCATCCACTCGGCCAAAGACGTGCAAAGTACCATCCCGCCCGACCTGGAGTTGCTGGCTTTTCTGGAGCGCGAGCAGGTGAACGACGTGGTTATCAGCTTTCAGGAAGACTTCGACCTGGCCAAGCCGGGCATTATGCTGGGCACCAGCAGCACCCGCCGCCGGGCGCTGCTGCGCCGCTTCTACCCCCTGGCCGGCACCGCCGAGGCCCGCGGTAACCTCCAAACCCGCCTGCGCAAGCTCGAGGAAGGCCAGTACGATGCCCTGGTCCTGGCCTATGCCGGCGTGCACCGCATGGGCTACGACGGCCTCATTCGCCACGTGCTGCCCGCCGACCGCTTCGTGCCGCCCGTGGGCCAGGGCAGCATCGCCGTGGAGAGTTCGCGCTTTTTAGATAATGAGCTGAAAGCGAAGATAAAACAGGCCCTCGACCACCCCGACACCCACCGCTGCCTGCTGGCCGAGCGCGCTTTTTTGCGCACGATGGAAGGTGGGTGCAGCATCCCGTCGTTCGCGTTGGCAACGCTGACTTCTGCCGGCGACGTGCGCCTGCACGGGGGTATTATCAGCCTTAGCGGGGAGGAATACGTGGATTTCACTCAAACTGCTCCTGCTGCGCAGGCCGAAGGCCTGGGCATGGCCGTGGCTGAGCACGTGCTCGGTCAAGGGGGCTCAGCTATCCTGGCTAGTATCCGCGAGCAGCGAGGCGAATTGTGA
- the rdgB gene encoding RdgB/HAM1 family non-canonical purine NTP pyrophosphatase, with the protein MRLCFASNNAHKLDEIRLLLPHVELLSLADIGCHQELPETQPTLAGNAYQKAQYVWDHYGVACFADDTGLEVNALDGAPGVYSARYAGPAREPAANMAKLLHELGAQPDRRARFRTVIALMRGPGDAHEFSGEVMGTIAAAPIGRGNFGYDPIFVPDEGDGRTFAEMTLEEKNLLSHRARAVAGLAAFLNR; encoded by the coding sequence ATGCGCCTGTGCTTCGCCTCTAATAATGCCCACAAGCTGGATGAAATCCGGCTGCTCTTGCCCCACGTCGAGCTGCTGAGCCTGGCCGACATCGGCTGCCACCAGGAGCTACCCGAAACCCAGCCTACCCTCGCTGGCAATGCCTACCAAAAGGCCCAGTACGTGTGGGACCACTACGGCGTGGCCTGCTTCGCCGATGATACCGGGCTGGAAGTAAATGCCCTAGATGGCGCGCCCGGCGTGTACTCGGCCCGCTACGCCGGCCCCGCCCGCGAGCCCGCCGCCAACATGGCCAAGCTGCTGCATGAGCTAGGCGCGCAGCCCGACCGCCGGGCGCGCTTCCGCACGGTTATCGCCCTGATGCGCGGGCCGGGCGATGCGCACGAGTTCAGCGGCGAGGTTATGGGTACTATCGCGGCCGCGCCCATCGGCCGGGGCAATTTTGGCTACGACCCCATTTTCGTACCTGACGAAGGCGACGGCCGCACCTTCGCCGAAATGACGCTGGAGGAAAAAAACCTGCTCAGCCACCGCGCCCGCGCCGTGGCCGGGCTAGCGGCTTTTTTGAATAGATGA